One Bacillus amyloliquefaciens DSM 7 = ATCC 23350 DNA window includes the following coding sequences:
- a CDS encoding Dabb family protein, with amino-acid sequence MIVNNVLLKLKDMSPEHIKQVQTVLLGMKGKIDVLLDVQAEANIRPAPSGYDLILITKFASLGDMEKYLTHPVHQDIAKFIGTVLETQASVCYEL; translated from the coding sequence ATGATAGTAAATAACGTGCTGCTGAAGCTGAAGGACATGAGCCCAGAGCATATCAAGCAAGTTCAAACCGTTCTGCTGGGCATGAAGGGAAAAATAGACGTTCTTCTCGATGTTCAGGCTGAAGCTAACATTCGCCCTGCCCCTTCAGGATATGATTTGATTCTGATCACTAAGTTTGCATCCTTGGGGGATATGGAAAAGTACCTTACACACCCGGTTCATCAGGACATCGCCAAGTTTATTGGCACGGTTCTGGAAACGCAGGCGTCCGTTTGCTATGAATTATAA
- a CDS encoding S8 family peptidase has translation MKKGIIRYLLPAFVLSFTLSTSSQAAPASKPQAPDLEKAEVFGDIDMTTGKQTTVIVELKEKSLAEAKELGKTQTKNKLKSERAKVKNKALKTIKHGKINREYEQVFSGFSMKLPANEIPKLLSDQDVKAVYPNVTYHTDQLKDKDITLSKDAVSPQMDDSAPYIGANDAWKLGYTGKGVKVAIIDTGVEYKHPDLKKNFGQYKGYDFVDNDYDPEETPAGDPRGAATDHGTHVAGTVAANGTIKGVAPDATLLAYRVLGPGGSGTTENVIAGIERAVQDGANVMNLSLGNSVNNPDWATSTALDWAMSEGVTAVTSNGNSGPNNWTVGSPGTSREAISVGATQLPLNEYAVSFGSYSSAKVMGYNKEDDIKALNKKEVELAEAGIGEQKDFEGKDLKGKIAVVKRGSIAFVDKADNAKKAGAIGMVVYNNAAGEIEANVPGMSVPTIKLSSEDGEKLVSQIKAGGTKATFNLSVAKSLTEQMADFSSRGPVMDTWMIKPDVSAPGVNIVSTIPTHDPANPYGYGSKQGTSMASPHVAGAAAVIKQAKPKWSPEQIKAALMNTAETLTDADGDVYPHNAQGAGSIRIMKAIKADSLVAPGSYSYGTFMKDKGNETKKETFTIENQSSIRKSYQLEYSFNGTGITVSGTDRVVIPAHQTGKVNAKVKVNAKKVKAGTFEGTVTVREGGKTVAKVPTLLIVKEPDYPRVTSIDVQDGTAQGSYQIETYLPAGAEELAFLVYNSNLDFVGQAGIYKKQDKGYQYFDWNGKVNGDTALPAGEYYMLAYAANKGKSSQVLTEKPFIIE, from the coding sequence TTGAAAAAAGGAATCATCCGTTATCTGCTTCCGGCTTTTGTCTTATCCTTTACCTTATCCACAAGTTCACAGGCTGCGCCGGCTTCAAAACCGCAAGCTCCTGATCTCGAGAAGGCTGAGGTGTTCGGTGACATTGATATGACCACCGGCAAACAAACGACGGTCATCGTGGAGCTGAAAGAAAAATCACTGGCCGAAGCAAAGGAACTCGGCAAAACACAAACAAAAAACAAGCTGAAAAGCGAACGCGCAAAAGTGAAAAATAAAGCGCTCAAAACGATTAAACACGGAAAGATCAACAGGGAATATGAGCAAGTGTTTTCTGGTTTCTCCATGAAACTCCCGGCAAATGAAATCCCGAAACTGCTGAGTGATCAGGATGTCAAAGCGGTTTATCCGAATGTCACCTATCATACCGATCAGCTGAAAGATAAAGACATCACCCTTTCCAAGGATGCCGTGTCTCCGCAGATGGATGACAGCGCGCCTTATATAGGGGCAAATGACGCGTGGAAGCTCGGCTATACGGGCAAAGGCGTCAAAGTTGCCATTATTGATACAGGCGTCGAATACAAACACCCTGACTTAAAGAAAAATTTCGGGCAATATAAAGGATACGATTTTGTGGATAACGATTACGATCCTGAAGAAACGCCGGCCGGTGATCCGAGAGGCGCTGCGACTGACCATGGAACCCATGTCGCGGGCACGGTTGCTGCAAACGGAACGATTAAAGGCGTCGCGCCTGATGCAACGCTTCTGGCCTACCGTGTGCTTGGTCCGGGCGGAAGCGGGACAACGGAGAACGTCATCGCCGGCATCGAACGCGCCGTACAGGACGGAGCGAATGTCATGAACCTTTCGCTCGGCAATTCTGTGAATAATCCGGACTGGGCGACAAGCACTGCGCTTGACTGGGCAATGTCAGAAGGCGTTACGGCCGTTACGTCAAACGGAAACAGCGGGCCGAACAATTGGACCGTCGGCTCTCCGGGAACATCCAGAGAAGCCATCTCCGTCGGAGCGACACAGCTGCCGCTGAACGAATATGCCGTCTCCTTCGGTTCTTATTCCTCAGCGAAAGTGATGGGCTACAACAAAGAAGATGACATAAAAGCGCTGAATAAAAAAGAAGTAGAACTCGCAGAAGCGGGTATCGGCGAGCAAAAAGACTTTGAAGGCAAAGATCTGAAAGGAAAAATCGCGGTTGTCAAACGCGGCAGCATCGCCTTTGTGGATAAAGCCGACAATGCCAAAAAAGCGGGCGCGATCGGTATGGTTGTGTATAACAACGCCGCAGGAGAAATTGAAGCCAACGTACCGGGCATGTCCGTGCCGACCATTAAGCTGTCATCAGAAGACGGCGAAAAGCTCGTCAGCCAAATAAAAGCGGGCGGCACAAAAGCGACATTCAATTTATCCGTGGCTAAATCGCTCACTGAACAAATGGCAGACTTCTCTTCACGCGGTCCGGTTATGGACACGTGGATGATAAAACCTGACGTCTCCGCTCCCGGCGTAAACATCGTCAGCACCATTCCGACCCATGATCCGGCCAACCCGTACGGCTACGGATCGAAGCAGGGAACAAGCATGGCTTCACCGCATGTAGCCGGCGCAGCTGCTGTCATCAAGCAGGCTAAACCGAAATGGAGCCCGGAGCAAATAAAAGCCGCACTCATGAACACGGCGGAAACCTTAACGGATGCGGACGGTGACGTATACCCGCATAATGCGCAGGGCGCCGGAAGCATCAGAATCATGAAGGCGATCAAAGCAGATTCTCTCGTCGCCCCGGGAAGTTATTCTTACGGAACGTTTATGAAAGACAAAGGCAATGAAACGAAAAAAGAAACATTTACGATTGAAAACCAATCGTCCATCAGAAAGTCATATCAGCTGGAATACTCTTTCAACGGCACAGGCATTACCGTTTCAGGCACAGACCGGGTCGTGATTCCCGCTCATCAAACAGGAAAAGTCAATGCGAAGGTAAAGGTCAATGCCAAAAAAGTAAAAGCAGGCACATTTGAGGGAACAGTCACAGTGCGTGAAGGCGGAAAAACAGTCGCAAAAGTGCCGACGCTTCTGATTGTAAAAGAACCGGACTATCCGCGCGTGACTTCGATCGACGTACAGGACGGCACAGCGCAAGGTTCCTATCAAATTGAAACCTATCTGCCGGCGGGCGCCGAAGAGCTAGCCTTCCTTGTGTATAACAGCAATCTTGACTTTGTCGGCCAAGCCGGCATTTATAAAAAACAAGATAAAGGCTATCAATATTTCGACTGGAACGGCAAAGTCAATGGTGACACCGCACTGCCGGCAGGAGAATATTATATGCTGGCCTATGCCGCGAACAAAGGGAAATCAAGCCAGGTGCTGACTGAAAAACCATTTATCATTGAATAA
- a CDS encoding sucrose-6-phosphate hydrolase: MSTLDQELRLQAEEAKKKRGETAASDPYRQNYHIMPPVGLLNDPNGVIQWNGVYHLFFQWQPFHTGHGAKFWAHVTTKDFVDWKEEEIALAPGEWYDKNGCYSGSAIEKDGRLCLIYTGNVRDEEGNRETYQCLAVSEDGKVFEKKGVVARLPAGYTAHFRDPKVWKKDGTYYMVLGAQTEKLTGSAVLFTSENVTDWTFVGAIAGADSGGLGSFGYMWECPDLFSLDGTDVLLVCPQGLDADGMKYHNSHQAGYFLGRLDIEPLEFKHGEFTELDRGFDFYAAQTLEDDKGRRILFAWMGVPDQEEDKHPTHAYHWVHCLTMPRQLSLSNGRIIQRPLPEMKSRRTDEQKRRLQLECSSAALPVKDASRAEVLLDDITYKSGFEISIRGAARFIFHQEKGLAVLERTAFSGEEKETRSCAISEVHSVQLFLDASSIELFLNDGEEVFSARYFPFPGNDEVTVTSTGSTEINASIWTLL, translated from the coding sequence ATGAGTACACTTGATCAAGAGCTGCGGCTGCAGGCTGAGGAAGCGAAAAAGAAGCGGGGGGAAACCGCTGCATCAGATCCGTATCGTCAGAACTATCATATTATGCCGCCGGTCGGGCTTTTAAATGATCCGAACGGCGTGATCCAATGGAACGGTGTATATCATTTGTTTTTTCAATGGCAGCCATTTCATACGGGACATGGCGCGAAATTTTGGGCTCACGTGACGACGAAGGATTTTGTTGATTGGAAAGAGGAAGAAATCGCGCTTGCGCCGGGGGAATGGTATGACAAAAACGGCTGTTATTCCGGAAGCGCCATCGAAAAAGACGGCCGGCTCTGCCTGATATACACAGGCAATGTCCGTGACGAAGAAGGCAATCGGGAAACGTATCAATGCCTCGCCGTATCCGAAGATGGGAAAGTATTTGAAAAAAAAGGAGTCGTCGCGCGTCTCCCGGCAGGCTATACCGCTCATTTCCGTGATCCGAAGGTTTGGAAGAAAGACGGGACGTATTACATGGTGCTCGGGGCGCAGACAGAAAAGCTCACCGGGAGCGCTGTGTTATTCACATCAGAGAATGTAACGGATTGGACATTTGTCGGTGCGATTGCGGGGGCAGATTCCGGCGGTCTCGGGTCATTCGGCTATATGTGGGAATGCCCGGACTTGTTTTCTCTTGACGGAACCGACGTGCTGCTCGTATGTCCGCAGGGGCTTGACGCCGACGGGATGAAATATCATAACAGCCACCAGGCGGGCTATTTCCTCGGCAGGCTGGATATAGAGCCGCTTGAGTTTAAGCATGGTGAATTCACGGAGCTTGACAGAGGGTTTGATTTTTACGCGGCTCAGACGCTGGAAGATGATAAGGGGCGGAGGATTCTGTTCGCGTGGATGGGCGTCCCTGATCAGGAGGAGGACAAACATCCGACACATGCGTATCATTGGGTTCACTGTTTGACGATGCCGAGACAGCTGTCACTGTCAAACGGCAGAATCATACAGCGTCCGCTCCCGGAAATGAAATCGCGCCGTACGGATGAACAAAAGCGCCGTCTCCAATTGGAATGCTCGTCTGCAGCCCTTCCGGTGAAAGATGCGTCCCGGGCTGAAGTGCTGCTGGATGACATCACTTATAAATCTGGTTTTGAAATCTCTATTCGGGGCGCGGCCCGGTTTATATTTCATCAGGAAAAGGGACTCGCCGTGCTGGAGCGCACCGCTTTTAGCGGAGAGGAAAAAGAAACGAGAAGCTGCGCCATAAGTGAGGTGCATTCCGTGCAGCTATTTCTGGATGCATCCTCCATCGAATTGTTTTTGAATGATGGAGAAGAGGTATTCAGCGCCAGATATTTTCCTTTCCCGGGAAATGATGAGGTAACGGTTACATCGACAGGGAGCACGGAAATAAATGCCTCAATTTGGACACTTTTGTAG
- a CDS encoding LLM class flavin-dependent oxidoreductase, whose protein sequence is MISLSILDQSPVSEGSSAESALRDTVRLAQEAEKLGYKRFWVSEHHFSERLAGSSPEVLISHIAAKTNDIRVGSGGVMLPHYSAYKVAENFRMLEGLTPGRIDLGLGRAPGGMPIASWALNDGGKRNADQYPQQIRELAMYLHDEADDNHRFPNLTASPLIKTAPEVWLLGSSGESALLSAETGAGYMFAHFINGEGGESATAQYKRRFKPSVLGKEPKTAVAVFVLCADTEEKAEELAAVMDYTLLAGEQGIPLHGVPSYETVRGNTYTPYEQRRIADNRNRMIIGTKQQVKEQILALSKAYGTEEVMAVTITHHFEDKLQSYRLLREAFAE, encoded by the coding sequence ATGATTTCATTAAGTATATTAGATCAATCTCCTGTATCAGAAGGGAGTTCTGCGGAAAGCGCGCTGCGGGATACGGTGAGGCTCGCGCAGGAGGCAGAGAAGCTCGGATATAAGAGGTTTTGGGTGTCAGAGCATCATTTTTCAGAGCGGCTGGCGGGTTCAAGCCCTGAAGTGCTGATCAGCCATATTGCGGCGAAAACGAACGACATTCGTGTAGGCTCAGGCGGTGTCATGCTTCCGCATTACAGCGCTTATAAAGTAGCGGAGAACTTCCGCATGCTTGAAGGGTTGACGCCGGGCAGAATCGATCTCGGATTGGGGAGGGCGCCGGGCGGAATGCCGATTGCATCATGGGCGCTGAATGACGGCGGGAAGCGCAATGCTGATCAATACCCGCAGCAGATTCGTGAGCTGGCGATGTATTTGCATGATGAAGCCGATGACAATCACCGTTTTCCGAATCTGACGGCATCCCCGCTTATTAAGACGGCGCCGGAAGTCTGGCTGCTCGGTTCATCGGGGGAAAGCGCGCTTCTGAGCGCAGAAACGGGAGCAGGCTATATGTTTGCCCATTTTATTAATGGAGAAGGCGGAGAAAGCGCGACGGCACAATATAAGCGCCGATTTAAACCTTCTGTATTAGGAAAAGAACCAAAAACGGCCGTGGCGGTGTTTGTGCTGTGCGCGGACACTGAGGAGAAAGCGGAGGAACTCGCTGCCGTCATGGATTATACGCTGCTTGCGGGGGAACAGGGGATTCCGCTTCATGGCGTACCGTCTTACGAAACCGTCCGCGGCAATACGTATACACCATATGAACAAAGGCGAATTGCCGATAATCGGAATCGAATGATCATCGGAACAAAGCAGCAAGTGAAAGAACAGATTCTGGCTCTCAGTAAAGCATACGGTACGGAGGAAGTGATGGCTGTGACCATTACTCATCATTTTGAAGATAAACTTCAGTCATACCGGCTGCTTCGCGAAGCCTTTGCCGAATGA
- a CDS encoding PRD domain-containing protein yields MRIDKVLNNNAALIKEDGREKIVMGPGIAFQKRKNDLIQKHKIEKIFVVHDENEKFKQVLETLPEEHIEAAEDIISHAEGELAAPLSDHIHIALADHLSFAIERIQNGLHVHNRLLHEIKALYKKEYEIGLWAVEHVKQTLGISLPDDEAGYIALHIHTAKADAKSMYSAMKHTTMIKEMIEKIESFFEQKVDEDSISYQRLVTHLRYAVSRLDSNEALHSMDEEMLYFIQKKYPFAYRCALELAAFLKNEYDLELPESEAGYITLHVQRLQKNPE; encoded by the coding sequence TTGAGAATAGACAAAGTATTAAATAACAATGCGGCGTTAATAAAAGAAGACGGACGGGAAAAGATCGTAATGGGTCCCGGAATCGCTTTTCAAAAGAGAAAGAATGATTTGATTCAAAAACATAAAATTGAAAAAATATTTGTCGTGCACGACGAAAATGAAAAGTTCAAACAAGTGTTAGAAACGCTTCCCGAAGAGCATATAGAAGCGGCTGAAGATATCATCAGCCATGCGGAGGGAGAGCTTGCGGCACCTTTGAGCGATCATATTCATATTGCGCTGGCGGACCATTTATCCTTTGCGATCGAAAGGATTCAAAACGGCCTTCATGTGCATAACCGATTGCTTCATGAAATTAAGGCGCTCTATAAAAAAGAATATGAGATCGGCCTTTGGGCGGTCGAACATGTGAAACAGACCCTCGGTATATCATTGCCTGATGATGAGGCGGGGTATATCGCGCTTCATATCCACACTGCCAAGGCGGATGCCAAAAGCATGTATTCGGCGATGAAGCATACAACCATGATCAAAGAAATGATCGAAAAGATCGAATCCTTTTTTGAACAGAAGGTGGATGAAGACAGTATTTCATATCAGCGCCTCGTCACGCACTTGCGGTATGCGGTCAGCCGGTTGGACTCAAATGAAGCCCTCCATTCCATGGACGAGGAGATGCTTTATTTCATCCAAAAAAAGTATCCGTTTGCTTATCGGTGTGCGCTTGAACTGGCGGCGTTTTTAAAAAATGAATATGATTTGGAACTGCCGGAATCCGAGGCCGGCTATATTACGCTGCATGTCCAGCGTCTGCAAAAAAACCCGGAATAA
- a CDS encoding helix-turn-helix transcriptional regulator, whose amino-acid sequence MQISRLFQVIYILLENGTVTAPELAERFEVSVRTIYRDVEALSQAGIPIYTIQGKGGGISLSDRFVLNKSMLTDKEQDEILFALQSLAAAQYPDSNAIFEKLSSLFRKNNINWIEVDFSSWGSGQKQKELFVLLKQAILEQKVISFTYLSAAGEQKSRRAAPMKLLFKDRAWYIEAFSFEKNALRTFKINRMSNVRLLNGEEMGLHLQHGWSEPSVTSSAEESVKKPQRIPLVLKIDQAGAYRIVDEFKEEDILKLEDGSFRVTSEIPPGEWLYHYLLSFGDLLEVIEPASVRLEMKNRTARMAEKYLR is encoded by the coding sequence ATGCAAATCAGCAGATTATTTCAAGTGATTTATATTTTATTGGAAAATGGAACCGTTACGGCACCCGAGCTGGCTGAGCGGTTTGAGGTGTCTGTCAGAACGATCTATAGGGATGTTGAGGCTTTAAGCCAGGCTGGAATTCCGATTTATACCATACAAGGGAAAGGGGGCGGCATTTCCCTTTCCGACAGGTTTGTTCTGAACAAATCTATGCTTACCGACAAGGAGCAGGATGAGATCCTTTTTGCTCTCCAAAGCTTAGCCGCCGCCCAATACCCTGATTCTAATGCGATTTTTGAGAAATTGAGCAGCCTTTTCAGGAAAAACAACATCAACTGGATTGAAGTGGATTTTTCCTCATGGGGAAGCGGGCAAAAACAAAAAGAGCTGTTTGTACTTCTGAAACAGGCAATCTTGGAGCAGAAAGTGATTTCATTTACCTACTTGAGTGCTGCCGGAGAACAAAAAAGCCGGAGAGCCGCGCCAATGAAACTGCTCTTTAAAGATAGAGCGTGGTACATTGAAGCCTTCAGTTTCGAAAAAAACGCTTTAAGAACCTTTAAGATTAACAGAATGTCGAATGTCCGACTTTTAAACGGAGAGGAGATGGGACTTCACCTTCAGCATGGCTGGTCGGAGCCTTCCGTGACTTCTTCTGCAGAAGAATCGGTTAAAAAACCGCAGAGAATCCCTCTGGTATTAAAAATAGACCAAGCGGGAGCCTATCGAATCGTGGATGAGTTTAAAGAAGAGGACATTTTAAAACTGGAAGACGGGTCTTTCCGGGTCACTTCAGAGATTCCTCCCGGTGAATGGCTTTATCACTATCTGCTTTCCTTTGGAGATTTACTGGAAGTCATTGAGCCGGCGTCTGTCAGACTTGAAATGAAAAACCGCACTGCCAGAATGGCCGAAAAATATTTGAGGTAA
- a CDS encoding YybH family protein, producing the protein MEPNALPQVIQEFIAASNKPDPDAYIDCFSEDALIFDEGKVWAGKSAIRKWSAEHHFDANVTLDLQRHRQDQGEITAVFKVDGDFDKTSLPNPLYLDFYFQIHNHKIKQLAIQLSTGPEQTETVTQIRNQEEHKNDSK; encoded by the coding sequence ATGGAGCCTAATGCGCTTCCGCAAGTTATACAAGAGTTTATAGCCGCTTCCAATAAACCCGATCCGGATGCCTATATCGACTGTTTTTCGGAGGATGCTTTGATCTTTGATGAGGGCAAAGTGTGGGCAGGCAAATCCGCTATAAGAAAATGGAGTGCCGAACATCATTTTGATGCAAACGTAACGCTTGACTTACAAAGGCATAGACAGGATCAGGGGGAAATCACGGCGGTTTTTAAGGTTGACGGCGATTTTGACAAAACCAGCCTGCCGAACCCTCTCTATTTAGATTTTTATTTTCAGATTCATAATCACAAGATTAAGCAGCTGGCGATCCAGCTTTCTACAGGACCTGAACAAACAGAAACGGTAACCCAGATAAGAAACCAGGAGGAACATAAAAATGATAGTAAATAA
- a CDS encoding SDR family oxidoreductase, which yields MENSPYLLNMSKEFAGKRVLVTGGIRGIGRAIVKRLHAAGAEVIATARSLPEALPEGAGFIQADVCLPEGADHIIKETIHTFGGLDILINNVGGYSSSTAGALALTDEDWQTAFNANLFSSVRLDRGFLPYMVKQQSGVIVHISSIQRKLPGNMTMPYSAAKAALVNYSKNLATQFGPEGIRINALAPGFTETEAAEQLIERMAKQAGTDYLAAREQLMDELGGIPLGRPAQPEEVAELAAFLASSRASYVTGCEYVIDGGTIRTV from the coding sequence ATGGAAAACAGTCCGTACTTATTAAATATGAGCAAAGAATTTGCAGGTAAACGGGTCCTAGTGACCGGCGGAATACGGGGAATCGGCAGAGCCATCGTCAAACGGCTGCATGCGGCAGGAGCTGAAGTTATAGCTACGGCAAGATCATTACCCGAGGCATTGCCTGAAGGCGCAGGGTTTATTCAAGCCGATGTCTGCCTTCCAGAAGGCGCAGATCATATCATTAAGGAAACAATTCATACATTCGGCGGTCTGGATATTTTGATTAATAATGTGGGAGGTTACTCAAGTAGCACGGCAGGGGCTTTAGCTTTAACAGACGAGGATTGGCAGACAGCGTTTAACGCAAACCTGTTTTCTTCCGTCCGCCTCGATCGCGGATTTCTGCCTTACATGGTCAAGCAGCAAAGCGGAGTGATTGTCCATATATCATCTATTCAACGAAAGCTGCCGGGCAACATGACCATGCCTTATTCGGCTGCCAAAGCTGCACTAGTTAACTACAGTAAAAACCTGGCGACCCAATTCGGCCCTGAGGGGATAAGAATCAACGCACTAGCACCGGGGTTTACCGAAACAGAAGCAGCTGAACAGTTAATTGAGAGAATGGCTAAACAAGCCGGAACCGACTATCTAGCCGCCCGTGAGCAGTTAATGGACGAGCTTGGCGGCATTCCCCTCGGCCGTCCGGCTCAACCTGAGGAGGTTGCCGAGCTTGCCGCATTCCTTGCGTCAAGCAGAGCCTCTTATGTAACGGGTTGTGAATATGTTATTGACGGCGGAACCATCCGCACCGTTTAA
- a CDS encoding sucrose-specific PTS transporter subunit IIBC, with translation MDYQEIAKELVKHIGGKSNIISATHCATRLRLVIQDEQKISQAGIEEIEGVKGAFSSSGQYQIIFGTGLVNKVYDAFSKEADLGREDRETHQDAAKKKLNPAARFAKTLSNIFVPIIPAIVASGLLMGLLGMMKAFHWVSEQSSLFRLLDMFSSAAFIFLPVFIGFSAAKEFGGNAYLGAVLGGIMIHPALLNPWGLADASPDFMELFGFNIALLGYQGTVIPVLLAVYIMSRVEKGTRKIVPHAFDLLVTPFVTVIVTGFITFVAIGPLGRAIGSGITVSLTYVYDHAGIAAGLLFGGLYPLIVLTGVHHSFHAIEAGLIADLGRNYILPIWSMANVAQGAAGLAVFFLTKKAKMKEIALPAAFSAFLGVTEPVIFGVNLRYRKPFIAGMIGGALGGAYVVVTGVAANAYGLTGIPMIAITAPLGLGNLINYLIGMGIASVSAFIAAYIMGAKEKEAAK, from the coding sequence ATGGATTATCAAGAAATTGCAAAAGAGCTTGTCAAACATATCGGAGGGAAATCAAACATCATCAGTGCGACACATTGCGCGACCAGGCTCAGGCTCGTCATTCAAGATGAGCAGAAGATCAGCCAGGCCGGCATTGAAGAAATAGAAGGAGTAAAAGGGGCTTTCAGCAGCTCGGGACAATACCAGATTATATTCGGTACCGGCCTCGTGAATAAAGTGTATGACGCGTTTTCAAAAGAAGCCGATCTGGGGCGGGAGGATCGTGAGACACATCAGGACGCAGCGAAAAAAAAGCTGAACCCGGCAGCAAGATTTGCGAAAACACTGTCTAACATATTCGTTCCCATCATTCCGGCTATCGTAGCAAGCGGCCTTTTAATGGGATTGCTCGGCATGATGAAGGCCTTTCACTGGGTGTCTGAACAATCATCGCTGTTTCGGCTTCTCGACATGTTTTCAAGCGCGGCTTTTATCTTCCTGCCCGTATTCATCGGATTCAGCGCGGCGAAGGAATTTGGCGGAAATGCATATCTCGGTGCGGTGCTCGGGGGAATTATGATCCATCCGGCGCTTTTGAATCCGTGGGGGCTTGCGGATGCATCGCCTGATTTTATGGAACTCTTCGGCTTCAACATTGCGCTTCTCGGCTACCAAGGGACGGTCATCCCCGTACTGTTGGCCGTTTACATTATGAGCAGGGTGGAAAAAGGCACGAGAAAAATTGTGCCTCACGCATTCGATTTATTGGTCACGCCGTTTGTCACGGTGATTGTGACCGGATTTATTACCTTTGTCGCAATCGGTCCGCTTGGCAGAGCGATCGGATCAGGCATTACCGTCTCGCTGACATATGTGTATGATCACGCGGGCATTGCTGCCGGACTTCTTTTCGGAGGGCTTTACCCGCTTATTGTGCTTACCGGTGTGCATCACAGCTTTCATGCGATTGAGGCCGGCCTCATCGCTGATTTGGGCAGAAACTATATCCTTCCTATCTGGTCGATGGCGAATGTCGCTCAGGGCGCGGCGGGACTGGCTGTATTTTTCCTGACGAAAAAAGCGAAAATGAAAGAAATCGCTCTGCCTGCCGCGTTTTCCGCTTTTCTCGGCGTAACAGAACCTGTTATTTTCGGTGTGAACCTCAGATACCGCAAGCCGTTTATCGCGGGAATGATCGGCGGAGCGCTGGGGGGCGCCTATGTCGTGGTGACCGGTGTCGCCGCCAATGCCTACGGACTGACCGGAATTCCGATGATTGCCATCACGGCTCCGCTCGGTTTAGGAAATCTCATAAACTATCTGATCGGAATGGGCATCGCCTCTGTGTCGGCGTTTATTGCCGCTTACATTATGGGAGCTAAAGAAAAGGAGGCCGCCAAATGA
- a CDS encoding bifunctional hydroxymethylpyrimidine kinase/phosphomethylpyrimidine kinase — MSMHKALTIAGSDSSGGAGIQADLKTFQEKNVYGMTALTVIVAMDPENSWDHQVFPIDADTIRAQLATIVDGIGVDAMKTGMLPTVEIIELAAKTIKEKQLKNVVIDPVMVCKGANEVLYPEHAEALRTQLAPLATVITPNLFEASQLSGMDELKTVEDMIEAAKKIHELGAKYVLITGGGKLKHEKAVDVLYDGKTAEVLESEMIDTPYTHGAGCTFSAAVTAELAKGAEVKEAIYAAKEFITAAIKESFPLNQYIGPTKHSAMRLSGK, encoded by the coding sequence ATGTCAATGCACAAAGCACTTACTATAGCCGGTTCTGATTCCAGCGGCGGCGCGGGAATTCAGGCCGATTTAAAAACATTTCAAGAAAAAAACGTATACGGAATGACGGCTTTGACCGTTATCGTAGCGATGGACCCGGAAAACAGCTGGGATCATCAAGTGTTTCCGATCGATGCCGATACGATTCGCGCACAGCTTGCGACGATCGTTGACGGGATCGGCGTAGACGCCATGAAAACGGGAATGCTCCCTACCGTGGAGATCATTGAGCTTGCGGCGAAAACGATTAAAGAAAAACAACTGAAAAATGTCGTGATCGACCCGGTCATGGTCTGCAAAGGAGCGAACGAAGTGCTGTATCCGGAGCATGCCGAAGCGCTGCGCACCCAATTGGCCCCGCTGGCAACCGTCATCACCCCAAACCTGTTTGAAGCAAGCCAGCTGAGCGGTATGGATGAATTAAAAACGGTGGAAGACATGATAGAAGCGGCCAAGAAAATTCACGAACTCGGCGCGAAATATGTATTAATTACAGGCGGAGGCAAACTCAAACACGAAAAAGCGGTTGACGTGCTGTATGACGGGAAAACCGCGGAAGTATTAGAAAGCGAAATGATTGATACGCCTTACACACACGGAGCCGGATGCACATTCTCCGCAGCCGTTACTGCGGAACTGGCCAAAGGCGCTGAAGTGAAAGAAGCCATCTATGCGGCAAAAGAATTTATCACCGCCGCGATCAAAGAATCCTTTCCGCTGAACCAATACATCGGACCGACTAAACATTCGGCGATGCGTCTTAGCGGAAAATAA